A stretch of the Papaver somniferum cultivar HN1 chromosome 6, ASM357369v1, whole genome shotgun sequence genome encodes the following:
- the LOC113287946 gene encoding protein RRP6-like 3 has translation MENREKIKTIVFTIACFSAILATSHYYYQKRRKQKKSSQNNLCYLVKDNSKPQNSFKHILADNSYTQFKHLKRNLDKSTSNSHPYEEEIMGLLQNLTPHAGRFFNGEMDMEMSSSYIWVDTKSQLYELVKVLSNERVFAVDTEHHSLRSFLGFIALMQISTQKEDYLLDTIALHDEISVLAPVFADPNICKVFHGADNDVLWLQRDFHIYVVNLFDTAKACEVLSKPQKSLAYLLETYCGVFSNKTLQREDWRLRPLSEEMVEYARADAHYLLHIADCLITKLKAQDIACLDDTSLSFLEANRRSNMVCLQLYTKEIEAFPGDSAASSILSRYLDDQGGVSSHSETKDLVGRLCMWRDFMARLHDESLRFVLSDQALAALASKVSKTTVEVYDAISEADLNLESAVGSSHVSPTPVVCSHIDDLTYLLQGKVERHDGIFGTILQKHLGPDGTCPLSVFNYALLTKFNLEPTNGFSTRQNVGKGSKRIGREASRKLFVQKFSCKNPVYHNCRIYANDGRLLCYCDRRKIDWYLRRGLAKLVEENPPAIMLLFEPKGRPEHEGNDFYIQSKKNICVGCGEGKHYLRYRIIPSCYRVHFPEHLKSHRSHDIVLVCVDCHEIAHSAAEKHKKKIAAEYGIPLFVKNVVDSGEKEVSTASGTMENHDQAGVSPLQLRTAAMALLRYESTMPSSRRDELTQVVMKYFGGRDVSKADLEKALLVGMSPYERKKLQKKKGISLQRISEAIIPDKSKESMADNTNNCEQTLEEVESCQEKNHPTTQMDTGEKGSNVGISEGAPITKSAGRDFDESCLTEKENLHALDTDEDLESKKPSDGNSNPNYSYGTDAPPNHNHKLSLLGHGPHGKQVVDHLLKEFGEDGVREFCQRWRQVFVEAVHPRFLPGGWDVKHSGIREFGAYSVYNPEKNASDTSKA, from the exons ATGGAAAACAGAGAAAAAATCAAGACTATTGTTTTCACCATTGCTTGTTTTTCAGCAATATTAGCTACTTCACATTACTACTATCAAAAACGTAGAAAACAGAAAAAAtcttctcaaaataatttatgttATTTAGTAAAAGATAATTCAAAACCTCAAAATTCATTCAAACATATTTTAGCTGATAACTCTTATACGCAGTTCAAACATTTAAAGCGTAACCTAG ATAAATCTACATCGAATTCACATccatatgaagaagaaattatGGGTTTGTTACAGAATCTTACTCCTCATGCGGGGAGGTTTTTTAATGGAGAAATGGATATGGAGATGAGTAGCTCTTACATCTGGGTTGACACAAAATCTCAGTTATATGAACTTGTTAAGGTTTTGAGTAATGAAAGAGTATTTGCTGTTGATACTGAGCACCATAGCTTAAGATCTTTTTTAGGATTTATTGCATTGATGCAG ATTTCTACTCAGAAAGAAGACTATCTTTTGGATACAATTGCGTTGCATGACGAAATAAGTGTGCTTGCTCCTGTATTTGCCGACCCTAATATCTGCAAG GTTTTTCATGGTGCCGATAATGATGTTCTCTGGCTTCAAAGAGATTTTCATATATATGTTGTTAATTTATTTGACACTGCAAAG GCGTGTGAGGTGTTGTCAAAACCACAAAAATCCTTGGCTTATTTACTCGAAACATATTGTGGAGTGTTTTCAAACAAAACACTACAG CGTGAAGATTGGAGACTGCGTCCACTATCTGAAGAAATGGTTGAGTATGCTCGTGCAGATGCGCATTATCTACTACACATTGCAGATTGTTTGATAACTAAACTCAAAGCACAAGACATTG CATGTCTTGATGACACATCCCTCTCTTTTCTCGAGGCAAATCGGCGCTCAAACATGGTGTGCTTGCAACTATATACGAAAGAGATTGAAGCATTTCCTGGAGACTCTGCTGCATCATCGATATTGTCGCGGTATTTGGACGATCAAGGAGGTGTTTCATCTCACTCTGAGACCAAG GATCTTGTAGGGCGATTATGCATGTGGAGAGATTTTATG GCTCGTTTGCACGATGAAAGCTTGAGGTTTGTTTTATCAGATCAAGCTCTTGCTGCTCTTGCCTCTAAAGTTTCGAAgacaacagtagaagtttatgaTGCCATCTCTGAAGCTGATTTAAATTTGGAATCGGCAGTTGGCTCCTCCCATGTTTCTCCAACCCCTGTTGTTTGTAGTCATATAGATGACTTGACCTATCTCCTCCAAGGAAAGGTGGAAAGACATGATGGTATCTTTGGGACTATTCTTCAAAAGCATCTAGGTCCAGATGGAACTTGTCCGCTTTCTGTTTTTAACTACGCTTTGTTAACCAAATTTAATTTGGAGCCAACAAATGGATTCTCGACGAGACAAAATGTGGGTAAAGGCTCCAAAAGAATTGGTCGTGAAGCTTCTCGAAAGTTGTTTGTACAAAAGTTCTCTTGCAAAAATCCAGTTTATCATAATTGTAGAATTTACGCAAATGATGGTCGATTGCTTTGTTATTGTGACCGCAGAAAGATCGATTG GTATCTTCGTCGCGGTCTAGCAAAACTAGTCGAAGAGAACCCGCCAGCTATAATGCTTCTTTTTGAGCCCAAGGGTCGTCCAGAACATGAAGGAAATGATTTTTATATTcaaagtaagaagaatatatgtgTTGGTTGTGGTGAAGGGAAGCATTATTTACGATACCGAATAATTCCATCCTGCTATAGAGTGCACTTTCCTGAACATTTGAAAAGCCATAGGTCTCATGATATTGTCTTGGTTTGTGTGGACTGCCATGAAATTGCTCATTCTGCTGCAGAGAAGCACAAGAAAAAAATAGCTGCAGAATATGGAATTCCACTCTTTGTTAAAAACGTTGTTGATTCAGGAGAAAAAGAAGTTTCCACGGCATCCGGCACCATGGAGAATCATGATCAAGCTGGTGTGTCTCCATTGCAACTGCGAACTGCAGCGATGGCTCTTCTACGGTATGAATCTACGATGCCATCCagtcgacgtgatgagctaactCAG GTTGTAATGAAATATTTTGGGGGGAGGGATGTATCGAAGGCAGACCTTGAAAAAGCTTTATTAGTTGGTATGAGTCCTTATGAGAGAAAAAAGCTTCAGAAGAAAAAAGGGATCTCCTTACAACGTATTTCAGAGGCTATCATCCCTGACAAGTCCAAGGAGAGTATGGCTGACAACACTAATAATTGTGAGCAAACTCTTGAAGAAGTGGAGAGTTGTCAAGAAAAAAATCATCCTACTACTCAAATGGACACTGGGGAAAAAGGTTCCAACGTAGGCATTAGTGAAGGGGCTCCCATTACTAAAAGTGCAGGTAGAGATTTTGATGAAAGCTGCCTTACTGAAAAGGAAAATTTGCATGCTCTGGATACGGATGAAGACTTGGAAAGTAAAAAGCCATCAGATGGCAACAGTAATCCTAATTATTCTTATGGTACTGATGCTCCTCCAAACCACAATCATAAGTTGTCATTATTAGGACATGGACCACATGGAAAACAAGTTGTGGATCACCTACTAAAAGAATTTGGGGAAGATGGAGTTCGAGAATTTTGCCAAAGATGGAGGCAAGTGTTTGTGGAAGCTGTTCATCCTCGTTTTTTGCCTGGTGGTTGGGATGTAAAGCATAG CGGAATACGCGAATTTGGTGCTTACAGCGTGTACAATCCCGAAAAGAACGCATCAGATACTTCCAAGGCTTAG
- the LOC113287945 gene encoding NEDD8-activating enzyme E1 regulatory subunit AXR1-like isoform X1, whose protein sequence is MAEPKTKYDRQIRIWGEQGQTALEKASICLLNCGPTGSEALKNLVLGGVGSITIIDGSKVEEGDLGNNFMVDESSIGQSKAKCVCAFLQELNDAVKAKFVEESPEALIEMNPSFFSQFTLVIATQLKEPFMLKLDKICRQADVMLVVARSYGLTGLVRISLKEHTVIESKPDHFLDDLRLNNPWPELKRFAESIDLSTTDPVVHKHIPYVIILVKMAEEWANAHNGSLPSTREEKREFKDLLKSKKIALDEDNYKEAIDASFKISASRGISSNLRKIVDDSSAEVDSASSDFWVMVAALKEFILNEGDGEAPLEGAIPDMTSSTEFYVNLQKIYQAKAEEDFLAVERRVRDILKKVGRDPASISKGNIKSFCRNARKLMVCRYRPIEDEFNSPTLSELQKYLTDEDYSIAVGFYILLRAVDRFATNYNRFPGLFDGAVDEDISRLKTIAVGILSDLGCNGSTLTDDLINEMHRFGGAELHTVAAVIGGIASQEVIKLITKQFIPMSGTFIFNAIDHKSQLLGL, encoded by the exons ATGGCGGAGCCCAAAACCAAATACGATCGCCAAATCAG GATATGGGGTGAACAAGGACAGACAGCTCTTGAGAAAGCTAGTATTTGTTTGCTCAACTGTGGCCCTACTGGTTCTGAAGCATTGAAGAATCTTGTTCTTGGTGGAGTTGGTAGTATAACTATCATTGATGGATCTAAAGTTGAAGAAGGGGACCTTGGCAACAACTTTATGG TGGATGAGTCAAGCATTGGGCAGTCCAAGGCTAAATGTGTCTGCGCATTTTTGCAAGAGCTAAATGATGCTGTGAAAGCTAAGTTTGTAGAGGAGTCTCCGGAGGCACTAATAGAGATGAATCCATCGTTTTTTTCACAGTTCACATTGGTTATAGCCACTCAG CTGAAGGAACCGTTCATGCTAAAGCTGGATAAAATCTGTAGGCAGGCTGATGTTATGTTGGTGGTTGCACGCTCTTATGGTTTAACTGGCCTTGTGCGAATCAGTTTGAAG GAACACACAGTGATTGAATCGAAGCCTGATCATTTCTTGGATGATCTGCGATTAAATAATCCATGGCCTGAACTCAAGCG GTTTGCTGAAAGCATCGACTTAAGTACCACTGATCCTGTTGTCCATAAGCACATTCCGTATGTTATTATTCTTGTTAAGATGGCAGAAGAGTGGGCAAATGCACATAATGGATCTCTGCCTTCAACCAGAGAGGAGAAAAGAGAGTTTAAG GATCTGCTGAAATCCAAGAAGATTGCATTAGATGAGGATAACTACAAAGAAGCTATTGATGCCTCGTTCAAAATTTCAGCTTCTCGAGGCATTA GTTCCAATTTGCGTAAAATAGTTGATGACAGCTCAGCTGAAGTTGATTCTGCATCATCAGACTTCTGGGTTATGGTGGCAGCTCTGAAG GAATTCATTCTTAATGAAGGTGATGGTGAAGCACCTCTTGAGGGAGCTATACCAGATATGACGTCTTCAACAGA ATTCTACGTGAATTTGCAGAAGATCTACCAGGCCAAAGCCGAGGAAGATTTTCTTGCAGTTGAGAGAAGGGTGCGAGATATTCTAAAAAAAGTTGGCAGAGATCCCGCTTCCATTTCCaaaggaaacatcaaaagtttctgTCGAAACGCAAGAAAGCTTATG GTATGCAGATATCGTCCTATTGAAGATGAGTTCAATTCTCCTACCTTGTCAGAGTTGCAGAAGTATTTGACTGATGAAGACTACAG TATTGCCGTTGGGTTCTACATTCTGCTCCGAGCTGTTGACCGGTTTGCTACTAACTACAACAGATTTCCTGGTCTTTTTGATGG CGCTGTGGATGAGGATATATCTCGACTGAAGACTATAGCTGTTGGCATACTAAGTGACTTGGGTTGCAACGGGTCGACCTTGACCGACGACTTGATCAATGAAATGCATCGATTTGGTGGTGCGGAGCTCCATACTGTAGCTGCTGTAATAGGAGGAATTGCTTCACAAGAAGTTATTAAG CTCATCACGAAGCAGTTTATTCCCATGTCTGGGACATTTATCTTTAACGCCATTGATCACAAGTCTCAACTGTTGGGATTGTAG
- the LOC113287945 gene encoding NEDD8-activating enzyme E1 regulatory subunit AXR1-like isoform X2, with the protein MAEPKTKYDRQIRIWGEQGQTALEKASICLLNCGPTGSEALKNLVLGGVGSITIIDGSKVEEGDLGNNFMVDESSIGQSKAKCVCAFLQELNDAVKAKFVEESPEALIEMNPSFFSQFTLVIATQLKEPFMLKLDKICRQADVMLVVARSYGLTGLVRISLKEHTVIESKPDHFLDDLRLNNPWPELKRFAESIDLSTTDPVVHKHIPYVIILVKMAEEWANAHNGSLPSTREEKREFKDLLKSKKIALDEDNYKEAIDASFKISASRGISSNLRKIVDDSSAEVDSASSDFWVMVAALKEFILNEGDGEAPLEGAIPDMTSSTEFYVNLQKIYQAKAEEDFLAVERRVRDILKKVGRDPASISKGNIKSFCRNARKLMVCRYRPIEDEFNSPTLSELQKYLTDEDYSIAVGFYILLRAVDRAVDEDISRLKTIAVGILSDLGCNGSTLTDDLINEMHRFGGAELHTVAAVIGGIASQEVIKLITKQFIPMSGTFIFNAIDHKSQLLGL; encoded by the exons ATGGCGGAGCCCAAAACCAAATACGATCGCCAAATCAG GATATGGGGTGAACAAGGACAGACAGCTCTTGAGAAAGCTAGTATTTGTTTGCTCAACTGTGGCCCTACTGGTTCTGAAGCATTGAAGAATCTTGTTCTTGGTGGAGTTGGTAGTATAACTATCATTGATGGATCTAAAGTTGAAGAAGGGGACCTTGGCAACAACTTTATGG TGGATGAGTCAAGCATTGGGCAGTCCAAGGCTAAATGTGTCTGCGCATTTTTGCAAGAGCTAAATGATGCTGTGAAAGCTAAGTTTGTAGAGGAGTCTCCGGAGGCACTAATAGAGATGAATCCATCGTTTTTTTCACAGTTCACATTGGTTATAGCCACTCAG CTGAAGGAACCGTTCATGCTAAAGCTGGATAAAATCTGTAGGCAGGCTGATGTTATGTTGGTGGTTGCACGCTCTTATGGTTTAACTGGCCTTGTGCGAATCAGTTTGAAG GAACACACAGTGATTGAATCGAAGCCTGATCATTTCTTGGATGATCTGCGATTAAATAATCCATGGCCTGAACTCAAGCG GTTTGCTGAAAGCATCGACTTAAGTACCACTGATCCTGTTGTCCATAAGCACATTCCGTATGTTATTATTCTTGTTAAGATGGCAGAAGAGTGGGCAAATGCACATAATGGATCTCTGCCTTCAACCAGAGAGGAGAAAAGAGAGTTTAAG GATCTGCTGAAATCCAAGAAGATTGCATTAGATGAGGATAACTACAAAGAAGCTATTGATGCCTCGTTCAAAATTTCAGCTTCTCGAGGCATTA GTTCCAATTTGCGTAAAATAGTTGATGACAGCTCAGCTGAAGTTGATTCTGCATCATCAGACTTCTGGGTTATGGTGGCAGCTCTGAAG GAATTCATTCTTAATGAAGGTGATGGTGAAGCACCTCTTGAGGGAGCTATACCAGATATGACGTCTTCAACAGA ATTCTACGTGAATTTGCAGAAGATCTACCAGGCCAAAGCCGAGGAAGATTTTCTTGCAGTTGAGAGAAGGGTGCGAGATATTCTAAAAAAAGTTGGCAGAGATCCCGCTTCCATTTCCaaaggaaacatcaaaagtttctgTCGAAACGCAAGAAAGCTTATG GTATGCAGATATCGTCCTATTGAAGATGAGTTCAATTCTCCTACCTTGTCAGAGTTGCAGAAGTATTTGACTGATGAAGACTACAG TATTGCCGTTGGGTTCTACATTCTGCTCCGAGCTGTTGACCG CGCTGTGGATGAGGATATATCTCGACTGAAGACTATAGCTGTTGGCATACTAAGTGACTTGGGTTGCAACGGGTCGACCTTGACCGACGACTTGATCAATGAAATGCATCGATTTGGTGGTGCGGAGCTCCATACTGTAGCTGCTGTAATAGGAGGAATTGCTTCACAAGAAGTTATTAAG CTCATCACGAAGCAGTTTATTCCCATGTCTGGGACATTTATCTTTAACGCCATTGATCACAAGTCTCAACTGTTGGGATTGTAG